A DNA window from Elusimicrobiota bacterium contains the following coding sequences:
- a CDS encoding ABC transporter permease has product MSSLIELQGITRSYRLGGGELQVLKGISLSIEEGEFVAIMGPSGSGKSTLMQILGLLDRPTSGKFHLLGRDVSRLSDDQGAILRSRTIGFIFQMFNLLARTSALDNVALPMIYSGAPNREERALDVLKQVGLLDRIHHKPNELSGGQQQRVAVARSLVNRPKIIFADEPTGNLASDQAEEILHQLKLLNRGGITIIMVTHEPDIAAHAKRIIRIKDGMVVADELTADGEQDSSGGGVAVKKAVRTRSQLKVDLSPPGASLAELREFSASALRALGANKGRSALSMLGILIGVAAVIAMLAIGKGAQKSIEGRLASLGSNLVMLFPGAPSARGVRGAAGGADSSRLTLLDSKAIRGLGPGIKDLYPEAEGNVRVVYGAKNTVTEMQGVTASFAPMRNANPVYGRFFTAREDLMKDRVVLLGTTVVKDLFGLENPLDKSVKINHMNFRVIGILPSKGASGFGDQDDMIVVPINTAMKRVLGTQYLHEMAIECASPEAIQPVIAEIRRFLRHRHRLPDYKEDDFNLRDMTQMQATLSETTRTMSLLLGFVAAISLIVGGVGIMNIMLVSVNERTREIGLRKAVGAPRRAILAQFLLESAALSTLGGLLGILLGVSISWGLSAFAGWAAVVSPQAVLLAFAFSAGVGIVFGFWPARKASLLSPIEALRYE; this is encoded by the coding sequence ATGAGTAGCCTCATCGAGCTGCAGGGCATCACCCGCTCCTACCGGCTGGGCGGCGGCGAGCTCCAGGTCCTCAAAGGCATCAGCCTGAGCATCGAGGAAGGAGAGTTCGTGGCCATCATGGGCCCGTCGGGCTCGGGCAAGTCCACCTTGATGCAGATCCTGGGCCTGCTGGACCGCCCGACATCCGGCAAGTTTCATCTTCTCGGCCGGGACGTCTCCCGGCTCTCCGACGACCAGGGCGCCATCCTGCGCTCGCGCACCATCGGCTTCATCTTCCAGATGTTCAACCTCCTGGCCCGGACCTCCGCTTTGGACAACGTGGCCCTGCCCATGATCTACTCCGGCGCGCCGAACCGCGAGGAGCGCGCCTTGGACGTGCTCAAGCAGGTCGGACTCTTGGACCGCATCCACCATAAGCCCAACGAGCTCTCGGGAGGGCAGCAGCAGAGGGTGGCCGTGGCCCGCTCCTTGGTCAACCGCCCCAAGATCATCTTCGCGGACGAGCCCACCGGCAACCTGGCCTCCGACCAGGCCGAGGAGATCCTTCACCAGCTCAAGCTCCTCAACCGCGGCGGCATCACCATCATCATGGTCACGCACGAGCCCGACATCGCGGCCCATGCCAAGCGCATCATCCGCATCAAGGACGGCATGGTCGTGGCCGACGAACTCACCGCCGATGGAGAACAGGATTCCTCCGGAGGAGGAGTGGCAGTGAAAAAGGCGGTCCGGACCCGCTCCCAACTCAAGGTCGACCTCAGCCCGCCGGGGGCCAGCCTGGCCGAGCTCCGGGAGTTCAGCGCCTCGGCCCTGCGCGCCCTGGGCGCCAACAAGGGCCGCAGCGCCCTTTCCATGCTGGGCATCCTCATCGGCGTAGCCGCGGTCATCGCCATGCTGGCCATCGGAAAGGGCGCCCAGAAATCCATCGAGGGAAGGCTGGCGAGCCTGGGCTCGAACCTGGTGATGCTGTTCCCCGGCGCTCCCAGCGCGCGCGGGGTCCGCGGCGCGGCAGGAGGCGCAGACAGCAGCCGCCTGACGCTCTTGGACTCCAAGGCCATCCGCGGCCTGGGCCCGGGGATCAAGGACCTCTACCCCGAGGCCGAAGGCAACGTGCGCGTCGTCTACGGGGCCAAGAACACGGTCACGGAGATGCAGGGCGTCACCGCGAGCTTCGCCCCCATGCGCAACGCCAACCCGGTCTACGGGAGGTTCTTCACCGCGCGCGAGGACCTGATGAAGGACCGCGTGGTCCTGCTGGGCACGACCGTGGTCAAGGACCTCTTCGGCCTGGAGAACCCCCTCGACAAGTCGGTCAAGATCAATCACATGAACTTCAGGGTCATCGGGATACTCCCCTCCAAGGGCGCCAGCGGCTTCGGCGACCAGGACGACATGATCGTCGTCCCCATCAACACGGCCATGAAGAGGGTCCTGGGGACCCAGTACCTCCACGAGATGGCCATCGAGTGCGCCTCCCCCGAGGCGATCCAACCCGTGATCGCGGAGATCCGCAGGTTCCTGCGCCACCGCCACCGCCTGCCGGACTACAAGGAGGACGATTTCAACCTGCGCGACATGACCCAGATGCAGGCCACCCTCTCCGAGACGACGCGCACCATGTCTTTGCTCCTGGGCTTCGTCGCGGCCATCTCGCTCATCGTCGGCGGCGTGGGCATCATGAACATCATGCTGGTCTCGGTCAACGAACGCACGCGCGAGATCGGCCTGCGCAAGGCCGTGGGCGCGCCGCGGCGGGCCATCCTGGCCCAGTTCCTCCTGGAGTCCGCCGCGCTCTCGACCTTGGGAGGCCTGCTCGGCATCCTCCTGGGCGTGTCCATCTCCTGGGGGCTCTCCGCCTTCGCGGGCTGGGCCGCCGTGGTGAGCCCGCAGGCGGTGCTGCTGGCCTTCGCCTTCTCGGCCGGAGTGGGGATCGTCTTCGGGTTCTGGCCCGCGCGCAAGGCGTCCTTGCTCTCGCCGATCGAGGCCCTGCGCTACGAGTAG
- a CDS encoding STAS domain-containing protein has translation MSLLINSQERQTCFFQLSLVGRLDTTTATQLENRVAMLMQTPVRGLVLDLSMLEYISSMGLRVVLKTMRDVQAKQGVFMVSNMRPEIQKVFDIAKLLPDGSFFKSVEEADRYFDAIQEKVRNGEI, from the coding sequence ATGAGCCTTCTAATCAACTCGCAGGAAAGGCAGACGTGCTTCTTCCAGTTGTCCTTGGTCGGCAGGCTGGACACCACGACCGCGACGCAGCTGGAGAACCGCGTCGCCATGCTCATGCAGACCCCGGTCAGGGGCTTGGTCTTGGACCTGTCCATGCTCGAGTACATCAGCAGCATGGGGCTGCGGGTGGTCCTCAAGACCATGCGGGACGTCCAGGCCAAGCAAGGCGTGTTCATGGTGTCGAACATGCGGCCGGAGATCCAGAAGGTCTTCGACATCGCCAAGCTGCTGCCCGACGGCTCCTTCTTCAAGAGCGTGGAGGAGGCGGACCGCTATTTCGACGCCATCCAGGAAAAGGTCCGGAACGGGGAGATCTAG
- a CDS encoding autotransporter domain-containing protein: protein MKIIRLLSLWTALGALVPPGALAAAGAPNYNDATTIALQHANSPADWVPTDGSIVKITGVKATDHNNYGITYVNGDTNIIVRSLAYAYRYNKVGSYTTFSSFPNAASWVTTGNDATRFLLDNGVTGANVTALMERGLGMQDSGVHDAMIEYALAPNNDILMRPSKDPDIANYFDSTHYGTSAPFNKPAAMSAGVYANFQTYYNNWVRDTLVVRSSTFPFSELGYTYFWGNGYTLPQIKGMSEFIIPGGTAVDIYGIYATQSYIYTRNDGSVFSSAAGSQYGNGFASFDITGTCDSVWAGHRFQKNIRSGATPNQIIVENTGSVSGGSGLLVWSLNYDVTNNGSITGATSNKFNIAGTSNIGILFQGDTSLAYGTPLAGINKLTNNGTISSPGTAVQAAAGDTAIINNPGGTISGGNYAILTGAGNDTVTLHGGLVSGKVDLGGGTNALTVDGATQLGFTLDPNTKGTAQVANPGTVNISNDKLTLSPSVTGNVVNGDTFLIVDATALTADTSKITVQNDPSHPMLTFTLGKAGNQLSLTATRDNSFYSSGSGNPSLGAVLDSLASSASGDMAAVLAALDGSGGAANARQLQPGVDNGGLAAVQQTQGQFLGTVMGHLEGLGSGAASASSVSGAAAGGAAAAELDPAVWSQGIGTYMHQSPRGQSNGYAASIYGWSGGYDTEVRPGLILGVGAGYAHDLVRSADSGGRSDVDSYQGSGYGGLTGDTGYVNGLLSIAHNRYDSSRQITFGGLARTALSSYNGRQYTGYAEGGFFRERYGLKLTPLASLQYTHLRTDAYSETGAGAADLSVDAQDYDLLESGLGFKLAYPVRARLGELSPDFHARWLYDLVAQSQQATATFAGGGPSFTTGGFTPARSSFDLGAKLALTLKQTPRRALTVALNYDLQLKTDFYSHSGSVNLRYSF, encoded by the coding sequence ATGAAGATCATTCGACTGCTCTCCCTCTGGACCGCGCTCGGCGCGCTCGTCCCGCCGGGGGCCCTCGCCGCGGCCGGAGCCCCGAATTACAACGACGCCACGACCATCGCCCTGCAGCACGCCAACAGCCCGGCCGACTGGGTCCCGACGGACGGCTCCATCGTCAAGATAACCGGGGTCAAGGCCACCGATCACAACAACTACGGCATCACCTATGTCAACGGCGATACCAATATCATCGTCCGGAGCCTGGCCTATGCGTACCGCTACAACAAAGTCGGCAGCTACACGACCTTCAGCTCATTTCCGAATGCCGCCTCTTGGGTCACCACGGGCAACGACGCCACGAGGTTCCTGCTGGACAATGGAGTGACCGGAGCCAACGTCACCGCTTTGATGGAGCGCGGGCTCGGCATGCAGGACAGCGGGGTGCATGACGCCATGATCGAGTACGCCCTGGCGCCGAACAATGACATCCTTATGCGGCCGAGCAAGGACCCGGACATCGCCAACTACTTCGACTCGACGCATTACGGCACCAGCGCCCCGTTCAATAAGCCCGCGGCCATGAGCGCCGGAGTCTACGCGAACTTCCAGACCTACTACAACAATTGGGTCCGCGACACCTTGGTCGTGAGGAGCTCCACCTTCCCCTTTTCGGAACTCGGCTACACCTATTTCTGGGGCAACGGCTACACCCTCCCCCAGATCAAGGGCATGAGCGAGTTCATCATCCCGGGCGGCACGGCCGTGGATATCTACGGTATCTATGCGACGCAGTCCTACATCTACACGCGCAACGACGGCTCCGTCTTCAGCAGCGCGGCCGGCTCGCAGTACGGCAACGGCTTCGCCAGCTTCGACATCACCGGGACCTGCGACAGCGTCTGGGCCGGACATCGTTTCCAGAAGAACATCCGCTCCGGCGCGACCCCGAACCAGATCATCGTGGAGAACACCGGGTCGGTCTCGGGAGGCTCCGGCTTATTGGTCTGGTCCCTGAACTACGACGTGACCAACAACGGCTCCATAACCGGAGCGACCTCCAATAAATTCAACATCGCCGGGACCTCCAACATCGGGATCCTGTTCCAGGGGGATACCAGCCTGGCTTACGGCACGCCGCTGGCGGGCATCAACAAGCTCACCAACAACGGGACCATCTCCAGCCCGGGCACGGCGGTCCAGGCCGCGGCCGGCGACACCGCCATCATCAACAACCCCGGCGGGACCATCTCCGGCGGCAACTACGCCATCCTGACCGGCGCTGGCAACGACACCGTCACGCTGCACGGCGGCCTGGTCAGCGGCAAGGTGGACCTGGGCGGCGGCACCAACGCCCTGACCGTGGACGGGGCGACCCAGCTGGGCTTCACGCTGGACCCCAACACCAAGGGGACCGCGCAGGTCGCCAACCCGGGCACCGTCAACATCAGCAACGACAAACTCACTCTGTCGCCCAGCGTCACCGGCAACGTAGTGAACGGGGACACCTTCCTCATCGTGGACGCCACGGCCCTGACCGCGGACACCTCGAAGATCACCGTACAGAACGATCCCTCCCACCCCATGCTCACCTTCACGCTCGGCAAAGCCGGCAACCAGCTGTCCTTGACCGCGACCCGCGACAACAGCTTCTACTCCTCCGGCAGCGGCAACCCGTCGCTGGGGGCCGTTTTGGACAGCCTGGCGAGCTCGGCGAGCGGGGACATGGCCGCGGTCCTGGCCGCTCTGGACGGCTCCGGCGGCGCCGCCAACGCGCGGCAGCTGCAGCCCGGGGTGGACAACGGGGGGCTCGCCGCGGTCCAGCAGACCCAAGGCCAGTTCCTGGGCACAGTCATGGGCCACCTGGAAGGCCTCGGCTCCGGAGCGGCGTCGGCAAGCAGCGTCAGCGGGGCCGCCGCGGGCGGAGCCGCCGCGGCCGAGCTCGATCCCGCGGTGTGGAGCCAGGGCATCGGCACCTACATGCATCAGTCCCCGCGGGGGCAAAGCAACGGCTACGCCGCCAGCATCTACGGCTGGTCCGGCGGCTATGACACGGAGGTGCGCCCAGGCCTGATCCTCGGGGTCGGCGCAGGCTACGCCCACGACCTGGTCCGGTCCGCGGACAGCGGCGGCCGCAGCGACGTGGACAGCTACCAAGGCAGCGGCTACGGCGGCTTGACCGGCGACACCGGCTATGTCAACGGGCTCCTGTCCATCGCCCACAACCGCTACGACTCCTCGCGCCAGATCACTTTCGGAGGCCTGGCCCGCACCGCGCTGAGCTCCTACAACGGCCGGCAGTACACCGGCTACGCGGAAGGAGGATTCTTCCGCGAGAGATACGGGCTGAAGCTGACCCCTCTGGCGTCTTTGCAGTACACGCACCTGCGCACCGATGCCTACAGCGAGACCGGGGCCGGCGCCGCGGACCTCTCCGTGGACGCCCAGGACTACGATCTCCTCGAATCCGGCCTCGGCTTCAAGCTGGCCTATCCCGTGCGCGCCAGGCTGGGCGAGCTCTCCCCGGACTTCCACGCGCGCTGGCTCTACGACCTGGTCGCGCAGAGCCAGCAGGCCACCGCCACTTTCGCCGGGGGCGGGCCCTCGTTCACCACCGGCGGCTTCACCCCGGCCCGCTCGAGCTTCGACCTGGGCGCCAAGCTGGCCCTGACGCTCAAGCAGACGCCTCGGCGGGCCCTGACGGTCGCGCTGAACTACGATCTCCAGCTCAAGACGGACTTCTACAGCCACTCGGGCTCGGTCAATCTGCGCTACAGCTTCTAA
- a CDS encoding serine hydrolase — MNRQLIAWLSCFMLVAARASGEESRPDAYEDAVKTARSEIWQDINTGKCGSATAAIMENGQVVYAEGFGMADREEGIPVDKDTIFNIGSVSKVYVAASIMLLVDDGKVSLDKPVADYLPEFKMADERYKKITVRMILNHTSGLPGTAWANSSGFKYFDRYQQDTIEALARAHLKHEPGAMAVYCNDGFTLAEMIVERVSGKKYIGFLNERILAPLGLKSTGLSIGELKGKSVAAYYDPESGKRHPPEALSVLGAGGLSATAEDLCLFADAFSNQNQIFTAKSLAEMTRAQPSAFWGKLRHPDTSFGLGWDMTELPRYKANGVKVMGKTGGTGNYSSMIFTVPDRRISVAVIESGAEGNAVKVALDVLDAVLVDKKLIQKEEHAVSAPMEPQKIPAEELKFGGYYSSGKLAQISFDKDKNAVTVYALQGEEKTPKLSLIYNGGYYYDKDGHKFYFASIDGKDYLAAYSPALQTDSIVMQRLDALKNPRSLKTDMDGKQWLRRNVYPFEGLYLAPPPVAKSFLYKDVPGYVDFGTIKMITSPDSATMPVGSMRDQTELSLFDQDGTTWARVSETIYSPADSAGALKLGRNPVKIGAHGYNEWLKTDADMVLGVTTRPDQGRVSVFLPDGSGKYDSALDDGEVFAPKGSFVEFAGRPDDLLAVTGRK, encoded by the coding sequence ATGAATAGACAGCTCATCGCCTGGCTTTCGTGCTTCATGCTGGTCGCCGCGCGAGCGTCCGGTGAGGAGAGCCGTCCGGACGCGTACGAGGATGCCGTAAAGACCGCCCGCAGCGAGATCTGGCAGGACATCAATACCGGCAAGTGCGGCAGCGCGACCGCGGCCATCATGGAGAACGGCCAGGTGGTCTACGCCGAGGGGTTCGGGATGGCCGACAGGGAAGAGGGCATCCCGGTCGACAAAGACACCATCTTCAATATCGGCTCCGTCAGCAAGGTCTATGTGGCGGCCTCGATCATGCTGCTGGTCGACGACGGCAAGGTCTCGCTCGACAAGCCGGTCGCGGACTATCTCCCGGAATTCAAGATGGCGGACGAACGCTATAAGAAGATCACCGTGCGGATGATCCTGAACCACACCTCGGGCCTGCCGGGCACGGCGTGGGCGAATTCGTCGGGGTTCAAGTATTTCGACCGCTACCAGCAGGACACGATCGAGGCTTTAGCCCGCGCCCATCTCAAGCATGAGCCGGGCGCGATGGCGGTCTACTGCAATGACGGGTTCACATTGGCCGAGATGATCGTGGAGCGGGTCAGCGGAAAAAAATACATCGGCTTTCTCAATGAAAGGATCCTGGCTCCGCTCGGCTTGAAGAGCACCGGACTGAGCATCGGCGAGTTGAAAGGCAAAAGCGTGGCGGCGTATTATGACCCGGAAAGCGGGAAGCGCCATCCGCCCGAGGCGCTATCGGTGCTGGGCGCAGGCGGGCTTTCAGCGACCGCTGAAGACCTTTGCCTGTTCGCCGACGCATTCTCGAACCAAAACCAGATCTTCACTGCGAAATCCCTGGCTGAGATGACCCGAGCCCAGCCATCGGCTTTTTGGGGGAAACTGAGACACCCCGACACGTCGTTCGGCCTGGGATGGGACATGACGGAACTGCCGCGCTATAAGGCGAATGGCGTCAAAGTCATGGGCAAGACCGGCGGCACCGGGAATTATTCCTCGATGATCTTCACGGTCCCTGACCGGAGGATATCTGTCGCCGTGATCGAGTCCGGAGCCGAAGGCAACGCCGTCAAAGTGGCTCTGGATGTGCTGGACGCGGTGCTGGTCGACAAAAAGCTGATCCAGAAAGAAGAGCATGCCGTATCGGCGCCTATGGAACCGCAGAAGATCCCGGCGGAGGAGCTCAAGTTCGGCGGCTATTACTCCAGCGGCAAGCTGGCCCAGATATCATTCGATAAGGACAAGAATGCCGTCACTGTCTATGCCCTGCAAGGCGAAGAGAAAACGCCGAAACTCTCGCTGATATACAATGGCGGCTATTATTACGACAAAGACGGCCACAAGTTCTACTTCGCCTCTATAGACGGGAAGGACTATCTTGCGGCCTATAGCCCGGCGCTGCAGACCGATTCGATCGTGATGCAGAGACTCGATGCGCTCAAAAATCCGCGCAGCCTGAAGACCGATATGGATGGGAAGCAATGGCTGCGCCGGAATGTCTATCCCTTTGAGGGACTATATCTGGCCCCACCCCCGGTCGCGAAGTCTTTCCTATATAAAGACGTGCCGGGCTATGTCGATTTCGGGACCATCAAGATGATCACATCTCCCGATTCCGCGACCATGCCGGTCGGCTCGATGCGCGACCAGACCGAACTGAGCCTGTTCGACCAAGACGGGACGACCTGGGCGCGGGTGTCGGAAACCATCTACAGCCCGGCGGATAGCGCGGGCGCATTGAAACTCGGCAGGAATCCCGTGAAGATCGGCGCCCACGGCTACAACGAGTGGCTGAAGACCGACGCGGACATGGTCCTGGGTGTCACGACGAGACCGGACCAAGGCCGGGTCAGCGTCTTCCTGCCGGACGGCTCGGGGAAATACGACAGCGCGCTCGATGACGGCGAGGTCTTCGCCCCCAAAGGCAGCTTCGTCGAGTTCGCGGGCCGCCCGGACGACCTGCTCGCAGTCACCGGCAGGAAATAG